From the Cannabis sativa cultivar Pink pepper isolate KNU-18-1 unplaced genomic scaffold, ASM2916894v1 Contig2, whole genome shotgun sequence genome, one window contains:
- the LOC133033034 gene encoding uncharacterized protein LOC133033034, which yields MDRNWMNANRLLAEYKQGVDHFLDFCQKYAKNPKLVLCPCLECGNLDRMNITEIKEHLLRNGIDKSYKVWVYHGEKKIRVPGEGTSKSKKVKGVNLGYEDDCIPEMIGDAQFESNADLLKFQSFVEDAEKPIYPNCNRFTKLSTLVRLYNIKAKHGWSDKSFTDLLTFLVELLPEGNVMPLSFYEAKKTLSSLGMQYEKIHACPNDCILYRKGLVDAVLCPTCGESRWQKKKNSDEVKVGVPAKVLWYLPPIPRLVRFFRNVNHAKNLTWHASDRILDGKMRHRADSPTWKSIDARWPEFGNEPRNIRLGLSIDGINPHTTLNSKYSCWPVLLVMYNLPPWLVMKRKFTMLTLLISGPSQPGNDIDVYLAPLVDDLSQLWYEGVPAYDAFRKEEFNLKAILLWTINDFPAFGNLSGYSVKGDKACPICEEKTCSMYLKHSKKMCYMGHRKFLPKEHVFRTWKKAFNGKQEFELPPPPLQGEQVFEKLNKVQFHLGKRKMTSKKRKGRREKSDVTNEPQGPWKKKSIFFELEYWKHLFVPHNLDVMHIEKNVSNNLLNTLFNIPGRSKDGIKSRLDLKELGIRTNLHPQVVGGRTFLPPACHALTKVEKQSFCSSISHVKLPEGYSSNVSDWVDTNKLSLSGLKSHDHHMLIQHILPVSIRSVLPKKVRYAITRLCLFFKSLCCKVVDVPKLMNLRSEIIEVLCYLEQFFPPSFFDITVHLTVHLVREVKLCGPVYLRWMYPFERYMKMLKGYARNKSRPEGCIVESYIVEETIEFCSDYMSEVTTGSRPTRVDIGTSRENRGVSVCGVSRADREEAHRLVLLNIDEVQPYIEEHFNWIKTTTPTKAMNQKWIQDEHYRNFNTWFKKKVYVEMCESPSNVSNTLLCISRGPSCDVLKYQSYYINSTQFCTQNHDKCKKTQNSGVTIVAKTFQLSSSKDKNSNECDMSFYGVIQEIWELDYNSFRIPVFLCDWVRSDNGVKDDEFGFKLVDLNRIGHKFNRFIMASQATQVFYMSDPLDARWSVVLTTQPKDYANQESSDDDLMLSDQIYQITPPLIDFTVEDDIISSRDDGEGLWVNEPINT from the exons ATGGATAGAAATTGGATGAATGCAAATAGATTATTAGCGGAGTATAAACAGGGTGTTGACCATTTCTTGGACTTTTGTCAGAAGTATGCGAAAAATCCTAAATTGGTTCTTTGTCCTTGTCTTGAATGTGGTAACTTGGATCGTATGAACATTACTGAGATAAAAGAGCATTTGTTAAGGAACGGAATAGATAAGAGTTATAAGGTTTGGGTTTACCACGGGGAGAAGAAGATTAGAGTTCCGGGCGAGGGAACATCTAAGTCTAAGAAGGTTAAGGGTGTTAATTTGGGCTATGAGGATGATTGCATTCCAGAAATGATAGGAGATGCACAATTTGAATCAAATGCTGATCTATTGAAATTTCAAAGTTTTGTAGAGGATGCCGAGAAGCCTATTTACCCAAATTGTAATAGGTTTACTAAATTATCGACACTTGTTAGATTATACAATATAAAAGCCAAACACGGGTGGAGTGATAAGAGTTTTACGGATTTACTAACCTTCCTAGTAGAGTTATTACCCGAAGGTAATGTGATGCCTTTGTCTTTTTACGAGGCAAAGAAGACACTTTCTTCTTTAGGCATGCAATATGAAAAAATACATGCATGTCCTAACGATTGCATCCTATATCGTAAGGGACTTGTGGATGCAGTATTGTGTCCCACGTGTGGCGAGTCTAggtggcaaaaaaaaaaaaattctgacgAGGTGAAGGTTGGTGTCCCTGCAAAGGTATTATGGTACTTACCCCCAATACCTCGTTTGGTTCGTTTTTTTCGAAATGTCAATCATGCTAAAAATTTGACCTGGCATGCAAGCGATAGAATATTAGATGGTAAGATGAGACATCGAGCTGACTCACCAACTTGGAAATCAATTGATGCTAGGTGGCCTGAATTCGGCAATGAACCTAGGAATATCCGTCTTGGTCTTTCTATAGATGGAATCAATCCACATACAACCCTTAACAGTAAGTATAGTTGCTGGCCAGTTTTGCTTGTGATGTATAACTTGCCGCCTTGGTTGGTAATGAAGCGAAAATTCACTATGCTTACACTGTTGATATCAGGCCCTTCACAACCTGGTAATGACATTGATGTGTATTTAGCCCCTCTAGTTGATGATTTGAGTCAATTGTGGTATGAGGGTGTTCCTGCATACGATGCCTTTAGGAAAGAAGAATTCAATCTTAAGGCCATATTACTGTGGACCATTAATGATTTTCCAGCTTTCGGAAATCTTTCTGGATACAGTGTGAAAGGGGACAAGGCATGTCCTATTTGTGAGGAGAAAACATGCTCTATGTATTTGAAACACTCTAAGAAAATGTGTTATATGGGACATCGAAAGTTTTTACCAAAGGAACATGTGTTTCGGACTTGGAAAAAAGCATTCAACGGTAAGCAGGAATTTGAATTGCCACCTCCACCTCTGCAAGGGGAACAAGTATTTGAGAAGTTGAATAAAGTTCAATTCCACCTTGGAAAGCGAAAAATGActtcaaagaaaagaaaaggtcgGCGTGAGAAAAGTGACGTTACAAATGAACCTCAGGGGCCATGGAAGAAGAAGTCAATATTTTTTGAGCTCGAATATTGGAAGCATTTGTTTGTACCTCATAATTTGGATGTGATGCATATTGAGAAAAATGTATCAAACAACTTGCTTAATACCTTGTTCAATATTCCTGGGCGGAGCAAAGATGGAATCAAATCCCGCCTAGATTTGAAAGAGTTAGGGATCCGGACCAATTTACACCCACAAGTTGTTGGTGGACGAACGTTTTTACCACCGGCTTGTCATGCTCTGACTAAAGTAGAAAAACAATCTTTCTGTAGTTCTATCTCCCATGTGAAATTACCTGAAGGGTACTCTTCAAATGTATCAGATTGGGTGGATACAAACAAATTGAGTTTGAGTGGTCTTAAATCTCACGATCATCATATGTTGATTCAACACATTCTACCGGTGAGTATCCGTTCTGTGTTGCCTAAAAAAGTTAGATATGCAATCACGAGGTTGTGTTTGTTCTTCAAATCTCTTTGTTGTAAAGTGGTTGATGTCCCTAAGTTAATGAATCTCAGGTCAGAAATTATAGAAGTTTTGTGTTATTTGGAACAATTTTTTCCACCTTCCTTTTTTGACATAACGGTTCACCTAACAGTGCATTTAGTGAGAGAGGTGAAGTTGTGTGGACCTGTGTACTTAAGATGGATGTACCCATTTGAACGATACATGAAAATGTTGAAGGGTTATGCTAGAAATAAAAGTAGGCCCGAGGGTTGTATTGTTGAATCATACATCGTTGAAGAGACGATTGAATTCTGCTCAGACTACATGTCAGAGGTTACAACTGGCTCTCGCCCTACTCGGGTCGATATTGGAACAAGTAGAGAGAATAGAGGTGTTTCTGTTTGCGGTGTTAGCAGAGCTGATCGTGAAGAAGCTCACCGACTTGTTTTGCTAAATATTGACGAGGTCCAACCATACATTGA GGAACATTTTAATTGGATCAAGACCACTACTCCGACTAAGGCAATGAATCAAAAATGGATACAAGATGAACATTATCGAAATTTCAATACATGGTTTAAAAAAAAG GTATATGTGGAAATGTGTGAATCCCCAAGCAATGTATCTAACACGCTACTTTGCATATCACGAGGTCCTTCGTGTGATGTACTCAAGTATCAATCGTACTATATAAATAGTACTCAATTTTGCACCCAAAACCatgataaatgtaaaaaaacacAGAATAGTGGTGTAACGATAGTTGCTAAGACTTTCCAACTATCTAGTTCAAAAGACAAAAATTCTAATGAATGTGACATGTCTTTTTATGGTGTAATTCAAGAAATTTGGGAATTAGATTACAATAGTTTTCGGATCCCTGTTTTCCTTTGTGATTGGGTTAGGAGTGATAATGGAGTCAAAGACGATGAATTTGGATTCAAGTTAGTGGACTTGAATCGAATTGGCCACAAGTTCAATAGGTTTATAATGGCGTCCCAAGCCACTCAAGTGTTTTACATGAGCGATCCATTAGATGCACGTTGGTCAGTTGTCTTGACAACACAACCAAAAGATTATGCTAACCAAGAGTCTAGTGACGATGATCTCATGCTCAGTGACCAAATTTATCAAATCACTCCACCACTTATTGATTTCACTGTTGAGGACGATATAATATCATCTCGAGATGATGGGGAAGGATTATGGGTGAACGAACCTATCAATACATAA